From Providencia sp. R33, a single genomic window includes:
- a CDS encoding MFS transporter: protein MSTNIDHLSSATSKAIRKIIPMVVLMFILAYLDRSNIGFAKQEFQLTTGLSDAAYAFGAGIFFIGYALFEVPSNILLYRIGARVWLSRIMVTWGLISAAMMFAHDETTFIVLRFLLGVSEAGFFPGVILYLTFWFPQNIRARVTGYFLFGAPLAFIIGGPLSGSLLALEGSSFAFGLYGWQLMFVVEGLLASIVGVWVFFYLDDRPEKAKWLTDDEKNALAAKLALEEDAKKGHSPKGALSALLDMRVLYLCLIWFTVQVCGYGIYFFLPTQIATLLGSKVGVLVGFVTAIPPLCAAIAVYYVPRISERLKERRKVAAITFMLGAAGIAVSGLFDSIPVIAIIALCVAAAGHLAMQPLYWSFPSAYLGGTAAASGIALINSVGNLGGFVAPNLRVWAETTFESARAGLYFIALVAFIGGLLILTLKKLGIEKKFED from the coding sequence ATGTCCACCAATATTGACCACTTATCATCAGCAACCAGCAAAGCGATACGAAAAATAATACCGATGGTGGTATTAATGTTCATATTAGCTTACTTGGACCGCTCGAATATTGGCTTTGCTAAACAAGAATTTCAGCTAACAACAGGGTTAAGCGACGCCGCTTATGCATTCGGCGCAGGGATTTTCTTTATCGGTTACGCATTATTTGAAGTGCCGAGTAATATCTTGTTATACCGCATTGGTGCACGAGTTTGGTTATCGCGCATCATGGTCACATGGGGGTTAATCTCTGCGGCGATGATGTTTGCCCATGATGAAACTACCTTTATTGTCTTACGCTTTTTACTCGGTGTCAGTGAAGCCGGCTTTTTTCCTGGGGTTATCTTATATTTAACCTTCTGGTTCCCACAAAACATCCGTGCGCGAGTCACAGGCTACTTCCTGTTTGGTGCGCCACTGGCATTTATTATTGGTGGGCCATTATCCGGTTCATTACTTGCCTTAGAAGGCTCATCCTTTGCCTTTGGGTTATACGGCTGGCAGTTAATGTTTGTTGTGGAAGGCTTATTAGCTTCCATCGTCGGGGTCTGGGTATTCTTCTACCTTGATGATCGCCCAGAAAAAGCGAAATGGCTAACGGATGACGAGAAAAATGCCCTTGCTGCGAAACTTGCATTAGAAGAAGACGCGAAAAAAGGCCACAGCCCGAAAGGTGCGCTGAGTGCCCTGCTAGATATGCGCGTTCTCTACCTATGCTTGATTTGGTTCACCGTCCAAGTGTGTGGATACGGCATTTATTTCTTCTTACCAACACAAATCGCGACATTATTAGGCAGTAAAGTGGGCGTGTTAGTCGGCTTTGTGACAGCAATTCCACCACTGTGTGCGGCTATCGCGGTTTACTATGTGCCTCGTATTTCTGAGCGCTTAAAAGAGCGCCGCAAAGTCGCTGCCATTACTTTTATGTTAGGGGCTGCAGGGATTGCGGTATCAGGCTTATTCGATAGCATTCCAGTGATTGCCATCATTGCGCTGTGCGTAGCAGCTGCAGGTCACTTAGCGATGCAACCTCTGTACTGGAGCTTCCCATCGGCTTATTTAGGCGGAACAGCGGCAGCATCAGGTATCGCTTTAATTAACTCAGTGGGCAACTTAGGCGGCTTTGTCGCACCAAACTTAAGAGTCTGGGCAGAAACCACCTTTGAATCCGCACGAGCTGGCTTGTATTTCATTGCGTTAGTCGCCTTTATCGGCGGCCTGTTAATCCTCACATTGAAAAAACTCGGCATCGAAAAGAAATTTGAAGACTAA
- a CDS encoding mandelate racemase/muconate lactonizing enzyme family protein produces the protein MKIKEISTFIMHVPVTNDLIGDSTHSITHWGMPGVMIKTECGLVGYGHTGTHADITTDRLITTIIEDVFGPMLLGEDPNEVRYLHRKLTRSSTNIWVGRGGLMQMAISAIDIALWDLKAKAAQQPLWQLFGGSKHNKVNAYNTDCGWLVRSQDDLVDDCKKMIFEEGFKAIKMKIGKPDPREDLQRIEAVRNAIGDDIDLMVDANGKWDISIAKQYGHRLNDFNIKWFEEPLWHDDVASHKQLAAYMDTPIALGELLYHNDSFKEFVLAGAVDYLQPDATRCGGLTAVWEIADLGMAFNLPVTPHHGDMMQAQLHLVMAHPACSLLEFIPWTLDCFVDPVEVVDGVYSTPTAPGAGTTLKPEALAKFNVK, from the coding sequence ATGAAAATAAAAGAAATTAGCACCTTTATCATGCACGTACCGGTCACCAACGACCTAATCGGCGATTCAACCCACAGCATTACCCACTGGGGGATGCCGGGTGTGATGATTAAAACAGAGTGCGGTTTAGTCGGTTATGGCCACACTGGCACACATGCAGACATTACAACAGACCGTTTAATTACCACCATCATTGAAGATGTATTTGGCCCTATGTTACTGGGTGAAGACCCGAACGAAGTGCGTTATTTACACCGCAAACTCACTCGTAGCTCCACCAATATTTGGGTAGGGCGTGGGGGGTTAATGCAAATGGCAATCTCCGCCATTGATATCGCACTGTGGGATTTAAAAGCCAAAGCGGCGCAGCAACCTCTATGGCAGTTATTTGGCGGTTCGAAGCACAATAAAGTGAATGCGTATAACACCGACTGCGGTTGGTTAGTGCGCAGCCAAGACGACCTTGTTGATGACTGTAAAAAAATGATCTTCGAAGAAGGTTTTAAAGCCATCAAAATGAAGATTGGTAAACCGGATCCACGGGAAGATTTACAACGTATCGAAGCCGTTCGCAACGCAATCGGCGACGATATTGACTTAATGGTTGATGCGAATGGTAAATGGGACATCAGCATCGCTAAGCAATATGGCCACCGTTTGAATGATTTCAATATCAAATGGTTTGAAGAACCACTGTGGCACGATGATGTGGCGAGCCATAAGCAATTAGCGGCTTATATGGATACGCCAATCGCTTTAGGTGAATTGCTGTATCACAATGATTCATTTAAAGAATTTGTACTCGCTGGTGCTGTTGATTACTTACAACCGGATGCAACTCGTTGTGGTGGCTTAACCGCAGTGTGGGAAATAGCCGACCTCGGTATGGCATTTAACCTGCCAGTCACACCGCACCATGGCGATATGATGCAGGCACAATTGCATCTCGTAATGGCGCACCCTGCCTGTTCATTATTGGAATTTATTCCATGGACACTGGACTGCTTTGTTGACCCAGTGGAAGTGGTTGACGGTGTGTACAGCACCCCGACCGCACCAGGCGCGGGCACAACGTTAAAACCAGAAGCATTAGCAAAATTTAACGTGAAATAA
- a CDS encoding Crp/Fnr family transcriptional regulator, with product MNIAVQNSQLVMTHAEVLDVLQTNSWFSNLPDYLSNALMECATLRFYNDSEMVHYQGDPARGLYAVIQGSVKVSSISTDGRECVFRYLSPGNWFGEIAMLDKSARTHDAKAISPTILLTISPKDLSLILEKHPVFYQFLNILLCKVIRNAFTIINDSALLSVSARLAKRLLSLAEGYGEPHEKGTQLSLYLTQDDLATIINTTRQTINKRLVAWEKLGWIDAKYGKIVLVNLPALKQISEDDED from the coding sequence ATGAACATTGCTGTACAAAACAGTCAGTTGGTTATGACGCATGCTGAAGTGCTAGACGTTTTACAAACCAATAGCTGGTTCAGTAACTTACCAGATTATTTGAGTAACGCTCTGATGGAGTGCGCCACGCTGCGTTTTTATAATGACAGTGAGATGGTTCACTACCAAGGTGATCCTGCTCGCGGGTTGTATGCGGTCATCCAAGGTTCAGTAAAGGTCAGTTCTATTTCCACCGATGGGCGCGAATGTGTGTTTCGTTACCTTTCCCCCGGCAACTGGTTTGGCGAAATAGCCATGCTGGATAAATCAGCACGCACCCATGATGCTAAAGCCATTAGCCCAACAATCTTGCTGACCATATCCCCAAAAGATCTTTCTCTGATCTTGGAAAAGCACCCGGTTTTCTATCAATTTTTAAATATTCTACTCTGTAAAGTGATCCGCAATGCATTCACGATTATTAATGACAGCGCCCTGCTTTCAGTTTCTGCAAGGCTGGCAAAACGTCTTTTAAGTTTAGCGGAAGGCTATGGAGAACCCCATGAAAAAGGCACTCAGTTGAGTTTATACCTCACTCAAGATGACCTTGCGACGATTATTAATACCACTCGCCAAACCATCAATAAGCGCTTGGTAGCATGGGAAAAATTAGGCTGGATTGATGCAAAATACGGGAAAATTGTCTTAGTAAACCTTCCCGCATTAAAGCAAATTTCAGAGGATGATGAAGACTAG
- a CDS encoding PTS system mannose/fructose/sorbose family transporter subunit IID: MTDITTDTVSDTASEQKKLTKKELNGMFWRIQTMSFSYNYEKLQTIGFAHCMVPVLDKLYEKADQETRIKAMQRHFEFFNTQINAGALILGVTAALEEKTTEEEKEAVVSVKAGLMGPFAGLGDSLLKFTWLPICGSIGAAFALQGNIIGPILMFLLFNIVNIGTKYFFIHYGYNKGVDLIEQSKKSNIIQRITNIANVVGVMVLGSLIATTVKLSTPLTIAVGEQSIKVQEMFDKVIPNLLTLLFALGIFFLVRRLQGKHTVALIVAIMVLGVVCSMFGILG; encoded by the coding sequence ATGACCGATATCACTACCGATACTGTTTCAGATACGGCTTCTGAACAGAAAAAACTCACGAAAAAAGAGTTAAATGGGATGTTTTGGCGAATTCAGACCATGTCATTTTCCTATAACTACGAAAAGCTGCAAACCATTGGTTTTGCCCATTGCATGGTGCCTGTTCTCGATAAGCTGTATGAAAAAGCCGACCAAGAAACACGTATTAAAGCAATGCAGCGCCACTTTGAATTCTTTAATACCCAAATTAACGCAGGGGCACTGATCCTCGGTGTGACTGCGGCATTAGAAGAAAAAACTACCGAAGAAGAAAAAGAAGCCGTTGTTTCCGTAAAAGCAGGCCTCATGGGCCCTTTTGCGGGGCTTGGAGACAGCTTATTGAAGTTTACGTGGCTGCCAATCTGCGGAAGTATCGGTGCGGCCTTTGCACTTCAAGGCAATATTATTGGCCCGATACTGATGTTCCTGCTGTTTAACATCGTCAACATCGGTACCAAATATTTCTTTATTCATTACGGCTATAACAAAGGGGTTGATTTAATCGAGCAGTCGAAAAAATCAAATATCATTCAACGTATTACCAATATAGCGAACGTCGTCGGGGTGATGGTCCTAGGCTCTTTGATAGCCACCACCGTCAAACTCTCCACCCCACTAACCATTGCCGTGGGTGAACAGTCCATCAAAGTACAAGAGATGTTTGACAAAGTTATCCCTAACTTACTAACCCTATTATTTGCACTCGGGATTTTCTTCCTCGTACGTCGATTACAAGGAAAACATACAGTTGCACTGATTGTGGCCATTATGGTTCTCGGCGTGGTGTGTTCTATGTTTGGAATTTTAGGATGA
- a CDS encoding PTS mannose/fructose/sorbose/N-acetylgalactosamine transporter subunit IIC, with product MLVEAILIAIWAGICSLDDVGPQMLRRPLLTGTVAGIIMGDMVQGLAISATLELMWMGIGNVGAYSAPDIIAGSIIGVALGIASNGGIAAGIALAVPVSILCQQLLIIWRSFASFLNVWASKSILDGNYSGLTKVHYFSTPLWFFIRAIPCFIAVYFGSDLVNSILNAVPESILTGMGVASKLIPAVGICILLLMLLKGRMWFFFLLGFMLTTYLKLPIIPITFIALAFAVLYDMAFANGMRQAPEEKATQTSQKNEEEEYDL from the coding sequence ATGTTGGTTGAGGCCATTTTAATCGCAATTTGGGCGGGGATTTGTTCGCTGGATGATGTTGGTCCACAAATGCTCCGACGCCCACTGTTAACGGGTACTGTCGCCGGTATTATTATGGGCGATATGGTTCAAGGGTTAGCTATTAGTGCCACATTAGAGTTAATGTGGATGGGTATTGGTAACGTCGGCGCATACTCTGCACCTGATATTATTGCCGGTTCAATTATTGGTGTTGCGCTGGGTATTGCTTCAAATGGAGGGATTGCAGCGGGTATTGCCCTCGCCGTTCCTGTCTCCATTTTGTGTCAGCAATTACTGATCATTTGGCGCTCGTTTGCCAGTTTCTTAAACGTCTGGGCCAGTAAATCGATACTCGATGGTAACTACAGCGGCTTAACGAAAGTCCATTATTTTTCAACGCCATTGTGGTTTTTCATTCGCGCCATTCCCTGTTTTATTGCCGTCTACTTCGGTAGTGACTTAGTCAACAGTATCTTAAATGCCGTTCCAGAAAGCATCCTCACAGGCATGGGTGTCGCTTCTAAACTAATCCCTGCCGTCGGTATTTGTATCCTGTTATTGATGTTACTCAAAGGCAGAATGTGGTTCTTTTTCTTACTCGGATTCATGCTTACCACTTATTTAAAACTGCCAATCATTCCAATTACTTTTATCGCCCTAGCTTTCGCCGTTCTGTATGACATGGCGTTCGCTAATGGCATGCGCCAAGCACCAGAAGAAAAAGCGACTCAAACCTCCCAGAAAAACGAAGAAGAGGAGTATGACCTATGA
- a CDS encoding UxaA family hydrolase, which produces MQKEIIKIHTHDNVAVTLIDRLAGDTFTIEDQSITLKEDVSRGHKIALTAIETGKNIMKYGAPIGHATVDINIGEHVHTHNTATNLSALNDYEYHPEHNAISATVADPDVQLYRRANGEVAIRNEIWVIPTVGCVNALARKMIDRFQKQNSNATDIDGVYLYNHTLGCSQLGDDHLTTRTILQDMVKHPNAGGVLVIGLGCENNQVAAFKETLGEFDADRVKFMVCQQLEDEIEAGVEHLNELYQVVRQDKRVAGKLSEVKFGLECGGSDGLSGITANPLLGCFSDFLVSHNGTTVLTEVPEMFGAEQILMNHCHDEETFEKTVEMINDFKQYFIAHDQPIYENPSPGNKAGGISTLEEKSLGCTQKAGTSQVMDVLKYGERLTTPGFNLLSAPGNDAIATSALGAAGCHMVLFTTGRGTPYGGFVPTLKIATNNELATKKPHWIDFNAGALLNGKSMNQLLDDFILHVVKIVNGEQTKNEINDFRELAIFKMGVTL; this is translated from the coding sequence ATGCAAAAAGAAATTATTAAAATACATACTCATGACAATGTCGCCGTCACACTAATCGATAGGTTGGCTGGAGATACATTCACCATTGAAGATCAATCAATTACATTGAAAGAAGATGTGAGCCGCGGCCATAAGATTGCCTTAACGGCCATTGAAACAGGCAAAAATATCATGAAATACGGGGCACCAATAGGCCACGCCACCGTAGACATTAACATTGGTGAGCATGTACACACTCACAATACCGCAACGAATCTTAGCGCATTAAATGATTATGAATATCACCCTGAGCATAATGCGATTTCTGCGACCGTGGCAGATCCTGACGTTCAACTCTATCGCCGTGCCAATGGTGAGGTGGCTATTCGCAATGAGATCTGGGTGATCCCAACGGTAGGTTGTGTCAACGCCCTCGCCCGTAAAATGATCGACCGTTTCCAAAAACAAAATAGCAACGCGACTGATATTGATGGAGTGTATTTATACAACCACACCTTAGGCTGCTCCCAATTGGGGGACGATCACTTAACCACCCGCACAATTTTGCAAGATATGGTAAAGCACCCGAATGCAGGGGGCGTATTAGTGATTGGACTTGGCTGCGAAAATAACCAAGTTGCCGCCTTTAAAGAAACTCTCGGTGAATTTGATGCAGACCGCGTTAAGTTTATGGTGTGCCAACAATTAGAAGATGAAATTGAAGCAGGTGTTGAGCATCTTAACGAACTTTATCAAGTTGTTAGGCAAGATAAACGTGTCGCAGGCAAACTCAGTGAAGTGAAATTTGGCCTCGAATGTGGCGGATCCGATGGGTTATCGGGGATCACCGCAAACCCATTATTAGGCTGTTTTTCTGACTTTTTGGTGAGCCATAACGGGACGACTGTATTAACCGAAGTGCCTGAAATGTTTGGCGCAGAACAAATTTTAATGAACCATTGCCATGATGAAGAAACGTTTGAAAAAACAGTCGAGATGATCAACGATTTCAAACAGTATTTTATCGCCCATGATCAGCCGATTTATGAAAATCCATCTCCGGGAAATAAAGCGGGCGGTATTTCGACCCTTGAAGAAAAATCCCTCGGCTGTACACAAAAAGCGGGCACCAGCCAAGTCATGGATGTCTTGAAATACGGTGAACGCCTAACAACACCAGGCTTTAACTTATTGAGTGCACCGGGTAACGATGCCATTGCCACCAGTGCTTTGGGTGCAGCAGGCTGCCATATGGTGTTGTTCACCACAGGCCGTGGCACACCTTATGGCGGTTTCGTACCTACCTTAAAGATTGCGACAAACAATGAATTAGCCACTAAAAAGCCCCACTGGATTGACTTTAACGCAGGCGCACTGTTAAACGGTAAATCCATGAACCAATTACTGGATGATTTTATTTTGCACGTCGTCAAAATCGTCAATGGCGAACAGACCAAAAATGAAATCAATGATTTTCGTGAATTAGCGATTTTTAAAATGGGTGTCACGCTTTAA
- a CDS encoding MurR/RpiR family transcriptional regulator: MIDLKLREARDSLSTKEKQVAEYIIANKKNMQSISIQSLAQENKVSTTTILRLCHKLGYQGFSELKIDLISSINNKSYGTLLQEDIDINDSMETVNFKVSQIEKSSIEETCALVNLNAFAQANELISKSKKIVIYGAGSSGLVAKEFEYQLIKIKKDVNCHLDYSIQFSIVNTLDKNDLVIVISHSGENHECIKLLTLARELQVPTIAITKMGQSSVSSLAETILHTTSTENISRIIPIRSKISQLTVINMLITNLFINQYDERIQKQISTRAERFSRLNSNN, translated from the coding sequence ATGATAGATCTAAAACTTAGGGAAGCCAGAGACAGCCTATCAACCAAGGAAAAGCAGGTCGCTGAATACATTATTGCTAATAAAAAAAATATGCAAAGCATCAGTATTCAATCCCTAGCCCAAGAAAACAAAGTCAGCACGACAACTATCTTACGCCTGTGCCATAAGCTCGGTTACCAAGGCTTTAGCGAGCTTAAAATCGATTTAATTTCATCAATTAACAACAAATCATATGGCACGCTGCTGCAAGAAGACATTGATATCAATGACTCGATGGAAACGGTGAATTTTAAAGTCAGCCAAATCGAAAAATCGTCAATAGAAGAAACGTGTGCCTTAGTTAATCTCAATGCATTTGCACAAGCTAACGAGCTCATTAGCAAAAGCAAAAAAATTGTCATTTACGGTGCGGGGAGCAGTGGGTTAGTTGCCAAAGAGTTTGAATATCAACTTATTAAAATCAAAAAAGACGTTAATTGCCACCTCGACTACAGCATTCAATTTAGCATCGTAAATACGTTGGATAAAAACGACTTAGTGATTGTGATTTCCCATTCAGGGGAAAACCACGAGTGCATTAAGTTACTCACTTTAGCGCGTGAATTGCAGGTGCCAACCATTGCTATCACCAAGATGGGTCAAAGCTCAGTCTCTTCCTTAGCAGAAACCATTTTGCATACCACATCAACCGAAAATATCTCACGAATTATCCCTATTCGCTCAAAAATTTCACAGCTGACAGTTATTAATATGTTGATTACTAACCTGTTTATTAATCAGTATGATGAGCGTATCCAAAAGCAAATTAGCACCCGCGCAGAGCGTTTCTCACGCTTAAATAGCAACAATTAA
- a CDS encoding PTS sugar transporter subunit IIA: MSSQLPIILASHGPFAQGLLECAEMLIGTQEDISVISIQRESNINEVKKQLFDTYQQINQGNGVLILVDLLGGSPCNLASELVLTQNDVALYCGINVPTFLEILSNRDLPLHKIHQVITDVFPDSCINVSEQLKPLIQDENEL; this comes from the coding sequence ATGAGCTCTCAACTACCCATCATACTGGCAAGCCATGGCCCTTTTGCACAAGGGTTACTGGAATGTGCAGAAATGCTAATTGGCACTCAGGAAGATATCAGCGTGATATCCATCCAACGAGAAAGCAATATCAATGAAGTCAAAAAGCAGTTATTCGATACCTATCAACAAATCAACCAAGGCAATGGTGTTCTCATTTTAGTTGACCTGCTCGGTGGTTCGCCATGCAACTTAGCCAGCGAACTAGTGTTAACACAAAATGATGTTGCGCTGTATTGCGGGATCAACGTCCCTACTTTCCTTGAAATTTTAAGTAACCGTGATTTGCCTTTACATAAAATTCATCAAGTTATCACTGACGTGTTCCCAGACAGCTGCATTAATGTAAGTGAACAACTTAAACCTTTAATTCAAGATGAAAACGAACTTTAG
- a CDS encoding PTS system mannose/fructose/N-acetylgalactosamine-transporter subunit IIB, which yields MPINVARIDDRLIHGQVITTWVKNFDIEQVIIVNDKVASDSVQQSVLTMAAPPDLKVVVFGVDKFIDVLKKAEIKRRTMLLFTNSVDVNKLVENGLKLEKLNVGGMRMQEGRRNLSRAVAVTPEEEQAFKSLINNNVAVEIQMVPKDPIVELKTLLN from the coding sequence ATGCCAATTAATGTTGCTCGTATAGATGACAGACTGATCCACGGACAAGTGATTACCACGTGGGTAAAAAACTTCGATATTGAACAAGTCATTATCGTGAATGACAAAGTTGCCAGCGATAGCGTACAGCAATCTGTGCTCACCATGGCTGCACCACCAGACTTGAAAGTAGTGGTTTTTGGTGTTGATAAATTTATCGATGTCTTGAAAAAAGCCGAAATCAAACGCCGCACCATGCTGCTTTTCACCAACAGCGTCGATGTGAACAAACTGGTTGAGAATGGCTTAAAACTTGAAAAACTCAATGTCGGCGGCATGCGGATGCAAGAAGGTCGCCGCAATTTATCCCGCGCCGTTGCGGTGACACCTGAAGAAGAACAAGCATTTAAGTCGTTAATCAACAACAACGTGGCCGTTGAAATTCAGATGGTACCAAAAGACCCGATTGTTGAATTGAAAACATTACTCAATTAA
- a CDS encoding polysaccharide deacetylase family protein, producing MYKRFFLLFCVLLVNSISQSLAAEINSTDDWKLADIPPKLVQTKASEIIFSPIAGEMRAVAELNADHGFYAYSPSGDYCEMQFGNDYAFVKTSSFTDKKPRYVPEVDRLNDLQNPIYDYLITHQKTPVYRTTDSNSSQIASLWDNLRYPVLARMIKTDKTGEKTAWLTIRLGDRLGYVRLQDVALDKGIPILTYHHILQDSENKNFRHTSTTTSVKAFSEQMNYLKEAGYQTLSLEDVEDYLNKTANLPGKAVVLTFDDGLKSVYRYALPILRDNQQQATLFVISSRIKTQPQKWSADSLQFMSKQEIKNSQDVFNIQSHTHFLHRLDNHNSPILFSRKEHTIMLDFKRSMKILSNFEPDQRYLAYPFGGYNASAMEAAKEAGLHIAVTTIQGKVNLGDNPFALKRLYAFRTDPLDKFAQMVGNSEQSVVNQNIIVDK from the coding sequence ATGTATAAACGATTTTTTTTACTGTTTTGCGTGTTACTTGTAAACTCAATTTCTCAATCACTGGCGGCTGAGATAAACAGCACCGATGATTGGAAACTTGCCGATATCCCGCCAAAATTAGTGCAGACCAAAGCGTCAGAAATTATCTTTTCACCGATTGCAGGTGAAATGCGAGCAGTTGCTGAGCTAAATGCAGATCACGGTTTTTACGCTTATTCCCCCTCAGGGGATTACTGCGAAATGCAATTTGGCAATGATTATGCCTTTGTGAAAACCTCATCTTTTACCGATAAAAAGCCCCGTTATGTGCCAGAAGTGGATCGACTAAATGATTTGCAGAACCCGATTTATGATTATTTGATCACCCACCAAAAAACCCCTGTTTACCGTACAACCGACAGCAATAGCTCACAAATTGCTTCTTTATGGGATAACTTGCGCTACCCTGTTTTAGCTCGAATGATTAAAACGGACAAAACGGGGGAAAAAACCGCGTGGTTAACCATTCGTCTAGGGGACCGTTTGGGCTATGTTCGATTACAGGATGTGGCACTGGATAAAGGCATTCCTATTTTAACCTATCACCATATTTTGCAAGATAGCGAAAATAAAAACTTCCGCCACACCTCGACCACGACATCCGTTAAGGCATTCAGCGAGCAAATGAATTACCTGAAAGAGGCGGGTTACCAAACACTGTCTCTAGAAGATGTGGAAGATTATTTAAATAAAACGGCCAATCTGCCGGGCAAAGCCGTGGTACTCACCTTTGATGATGGTTTGAAATCGGTTTACCGCTATGCGCTGCCCATTTTAAGGGATAACCAGCAGCAAGCGACGTTATTTGTGATTTCCTCACGGATTAAAACGCAGCCGCAAAAGTGGTCGGCAGACTCGTTGCAATTTATGAGCAAACAAGAAATCAAAAATAGCCAAGATGTCTTTAATATCCAGTCTCATACGCATTTTTTACACCGTTTAGATAACCATAACTCGCCTATTTTATTTAGTCGCAAAGAACACACGATCATGTTGGATTTTAAACGTTCGATGAAGATTTTGAGCAACTTCGAGCCAGATCAGCGTTATTTAGCCTACCCGTTTGGTGGTTATAACGCATCGGCGATGGAGGCAGCCAAAGAGGCTGGGCTGCATATCGCGGTGACGACGATCCAAGGAAAAGTGAATCTAGGAGATAATCCATTTGCTTTAAAACGCTTATATGCGTTTCGTACCGACCCACTGGATAAATTTGCTCAAATGGTGGGCAACAGCGAGCAAAGCGTTGTGAACCAAAACATTATTGTTGATAAGTAA
- the exuR gene encoding transcriptional regulator ExuR — protein sequence MSSAESEPRLYQQVAALVKERIENDEYPVGTKLPAERLLAEEMNVSRTVIREAIIMLEVEGYVDVRKGSGIHVISNRSNNSVNTEGGLEFSRCGPFELLQARQLIESHIAEFAATQATKEDILKLLEIQKNARKEDRFRDSAWDLAFHMQIAASTHNSAMVVIVEQMWSQRLRNPYWLKLHEHIDNRSIESWCDEHDQILQALARRDPKGARQAMWQHLENTKKMLFNATSDDFEFTMDRYFFADSPPVDQND from the coding sequence ATGAGCTCAGCTGAGAGCGAACCGCGCCTGTACCAGCAAGTGGCTGCACTGGTTAAAGAACGTATTGAAAATGATGAATACCCTGTTGGCACTAAATTACCTGCAGAAAGGTTATTAGCTGAAGAAATGAATGTCAGCCGTACAGTGATCCGTGAAGCTATTATCATGTTAGAAGTGGAAGGCTATGTGGATGTTCGGAAAGGCTCTGGTATACATGTTATCAGTAATCGGTCTAATAACTCTGTCAACACTGAAGGGGGTTTGGAGTTTAGCCGTTGTGGGCCGTTTGAATTATTGCAAGCGAGGCAGTTGATCGAAAGCCACATTGCGGAGTTTGCCGCCACTCAAGCCACCAAAGAAGATATTTTAAAACTTCTTGAAATTCAAAAGAATGCACGCAAAGAAGACCGTTTTCGTGATTCAGCGTGGGATCTGGCATTTCATATGCAAATTGCGGCTTCGACCCATAACAGCGCTATGGTGGTGATTGTTGAACAAATGTGGAGCCAACGGTTACGTAACCCGTATTGGTTAAAACTGCATGAGCACATCGATAACCGCTCGATTGAAAGTTGGTGTGATGAGCACGACCAAATTTTACAGGCATTAGCCCGTCGCGACCCAAAAGGTGCAAGGCAAGCCATGTGGCAGCACTTAGAAAACACCAAAAAGATGTTGTTTAACGCCACCAGTGACGACTTTGAATTTACCATGGATCGCTATTTCTTTGCCGATAGCCCACCGGTTGACCAAAACGACTAA